In a single window of the Caproicibacterium sp. BJN0003 genome:
- a CDS encoding sugar ABC transporter ATP-binding protein produces MEPIVQMKNITKRFPGVVALNKINFDVCPGEVHVLLGENGAGKSTLMKVLSGAYKPDEGSIVLNGKEYDRLTPHLSSEGGISIIYQELSVVNWLDIRENLFMGRLPMKKVGPVSVVDYATMNAKTKELLKKVNLSHCTPTTNVGDLSISEKQMVEIAKSIAFNAKVIVMDEPTSSLTEDEVQKLFTIIRQLKAEGRGVVFISHKLSEISEIGDRITILKDGGYVGTYNVSDLTTDDMIRKMVGREIKGTYQHLPEEHYQFGDVMFSCKNLTRKDHLVENISFDLRKGEILGFSGLVGAGRSETMCAVYGAAPKISGDIFLNGKKLKIRNPYDALRNGIGMVTENRRETGFFQNFSNQRNIAIARQLKESKLDGLIGLTNEVEERKMADEEHESIQIKWTSREQLTSQLSGGNQQKVILGKWMAANVKVLIFDEPTKGIDVGTKSEIYKLMRRLADNGIGVIVVSSEMPELLGLCDRIIIMANGRITGSYDIAEATEEKLAKAATSETA; encoded by the coding sequence TTGGAACCAATTGTTCAAATGAAGAATATTACCAAGCGTTTTCCAGGGGTTGTAGCACTTAACAAGATTAATTTTGATGTGTGCCCCGGTGAGGTGCATGTTTTACTTGGAGAAAATGGTGCAGGAAAATCGACTTTGATGAAGGTGCTTAGTGGCGCTTATAAGCCAGATGAAGGAAGCATTGTACTTAACGGAAAAGAGTATGACAGGTTGACTCCGCATTTGTCATCTGAAGGCGGAATTAGCATTATTTATCAGGAACTTAGTGTCGTTAACTGGCTTGATATTCGTGAAAATCTTTTTATGGGGCGGCTGCCTATGAAAAAGGTAGGCCCTGTCTCTGTTGTTGATTATGCAACAATGAATGCTAAAACAAAAGAGTTGCTCAAGAAAGTGAATCTTTCCCATTGTACACCGACCACCAATGTAGGGGATTTAAGCATCAGTGAAAAGCAGATGGTCGAAATTGCAAAGTCAATTGCGTTCAATGCAAAAGTGATCGTGATGGATGAACCGACCTCTTCTCTTACAGAAGACGAAGTGCAAAAGCTTTTTACGATTATTCGTCAGCTCAAGGCAGAGGGACGCGGGGTCGTTTTTATTTCCCATAAGCTCTCCGAAATTTCAGAAATTGGGGACCGAATCACCATCTTAAAAGATGGTGGATATGTAGGAACTTATAATGTTTCTGATCTGACAACCGATGATATGATCCGAAAGATGGTTGGCCGTGAGATTAAAGGAACCTACCAGCATTTGCCGGAAGAGCATTATCAGTTCGGTGATGTAATGTTTTCCTGCAAAAATCTTACCCGTAAAGATCATTTAGTCGAGAATATTTCTTTTGATCTTAGAAAAGGGGAAATTTTAGGTTTTTCGGGATTGGTCGGAGCAGGCCGCAGCGAGACAATGTGTGCGGTTTATGGAGCTGCACCAAAAATTTCCGGCGATATTTTTTTGAATGGTAAAAAGTTAAAAATTAGAAATCCTTATGACGCTTTGCGCAATGGAATCGGGATGGTAACAGAAAACCGGCGTGAAACCGGATTTTTCCAAAATTTCAGCAATCAGCGAAATATTGCGATTGCGAGGCAGCTAAAAGAATCTAAATTAGATGGATTAATCGGCCTTACCAATGAAGTAGAAGAAAGGAAAATGGCGGACGAAGAGCATGAATCCATTCAAATTAAGTGGACTTCGCGCGAGCAGCTGACATCACAGCTTTCAGGCGGAAATCAGCAAAAAGTGATTCTGGGCAAATGGATGGCTGCTAATGTAAAGGTTTTGATTTTTGATGAGCCGACAAAAGGAATTGATGTCGGAACCAAGAGTGAGATTTATAAATTAATGCGCAGACTCGCAGATAACGGGATCGGTGTAATCGTTGTTTCCAGTGAAATGCCGGAGCTGTTGGGACTGTGTGACCGGATCATCATTATGGCGAACGGTCGGATCACAGGCAGTTATGATATTGCAGAAGCGACGGAAGAAAAGCTGGCAAAGGCAGCCACCAGCGAGACGGCATAA
- the alsC gene encoding D-allose ABC transporter permease, whose protein sequence is MKTKTIEKKKFTFSDYWDRYSTITILAIMIVVFGILRPTSFLTTGNLVKIMEQSSITILLGLGEFFAILLGGIDLSVSSIMALSGAVTAKLMINAGFDPWLAILVGVVFFGLFVGLVNGVLVTATGLPPFIITLGTQAILRSLVYIVTDARAVSGLPASFSTSIGGKLFGVVPVPIIVALVAAAVLTFFTVKCQSGRNLYALGGNTQSAWYAGITVKKHTIIAFAISGLCAALAGMVNIARLAAAEPNAGTGYETYAIEAVIIGGASFFGGIGKIPKVIIGGLIIGVINNGLNMVGVSSYYQQLAMGCLLIIAVTLDRFFGASRKS, encoded by the coding sequence TTGAAAACGAAGACGATTGAGAAAAAGAAATTCACTTTCAGCGATTACTGGGATCGCTACAGTACGATTACGATTCTTGCAATCATGATCGTTGTATTTGGAATACTGCGGCCTACCAGTTTTTTGACGACAGGAAATCTGGTTAAGATTATGGAGCAAAGTTCCATTACGATTCTTCTGGGGCTTGGAGAATTTTTTGCTATTTTGCTTGGCGGAATTGATTTGAGTGTCAGTTCGATTATGGCGCTTTCTGGTGCAGTGACCGCAAAACTGATGATTAATGCGGGATTTGATCCGTGGTTGGCCATTCTGGTCGGCGTTGTTTTCTTTGGCCTGTTTGTTGGATTGGTCAACGGCGTTTTGGTGACGGCAACGGGCCTTCCGCCTTTCATCATCACTTTGGGCACACAGGCAATCCTTCGCAGCCTTGTTTATATCGTTACAGATGCGCGTGCGGTATCCGGTTTACCAGCCTCATTCTCTACCAGTATCGGCGGAAAACTTTTCGGCGTAGTTCCAGTTCCGATCATTGTAGCACTGGTTGCAGCAGCTGTTTTAACTTTCTTTACAGTAAAATGTCAGTCCGGCCGTAACCTCTATGCACTAGGTGGAAATACACAGTCCGCATGGTATGCCGGCATTACAGTTAAAAAGCATACGATTATTGCTTTTGCGATTTCCGGACTTTGTGCAGCTTTAGCTGGAATGGTCAACATTGCAAGACTGGCAGCAGCAGAGCCGAACGCAGGTACTGGTTACGAAACGTATGCAATCGAAGCTGTCATCATCGGCGGTGCTTCTTTCTTCGGTGGAATCGGCAAAATCCCGAAGGTGATTATTGGTGGTTTAATTATCGGTGTTATCAATAACGGCCTCAACATGGTGGGCGTTTCCAGCTATTATCAGCAATTGGCGATGGGCTGCCTGCTGATCATTGCCGTAACGTTGGATCGTTTCTTCGGAGCAAGCCGCAAGAGCTGA
- the alsE gene encoding D-allulose 6-phosphate 3-epimerase: protein MRPKFSVSLMCMDFLDIKNQIKILDSNMDGYHIDIMDGHYCKNITLSPDFMRACSRVAKKPMDVHLMTTNPNDWIDACAEAGAAMISPHAETMNTDCFRTLNHIAQVGCKLGVTLNPATPLSYCKHYLNRIDVLTLMTVDVGFAGQPFIEEMLDKIKEAKELREKNGWHYQIMIDGSCNQKTFGRLYEAGADVFVLGSSGLFSLDSDLETACQKTKDNFQKETGVKCL, encoded by the coding sequence ATGAGACCTAAATTTTCAGTTAGCTTAATGTGTATGGATTTTCTGGATATAAAAAACCAGATCAAAATTTTGGATTCCAATATGGATGGATATCATATCGATATTATGGATGGTCATTATTGTAAAAACATTACCCTGAGTCCGGACTTTATGCGTGCGTGTTCCCGCGTCGCGAAAAAGCCAATGGATGTGCATTTGATGACAACAAATCCTAATGATTGGATCGATGCCTGCGCAGAGGCTGGAGCCGCAATGATTAGTCCGCATGCAGAAACAATGAATACGGATTGCTTTCGGACCCTCAACCATATCGCACAGGTTGGCTGTAAGTTAGGTGTAACGCTGAATCCGGCAACTCCGCTCTCTTATTGCAAACACTATCTCAATCGCATTGATGTTCTGACTTTGATGACGGTAGATGTTGGATTTGCAGGTCAGCCGTTTATTGAGGAAATGCTTGATAAGATCAAAGAAGCAAAAGAGCTGCGTGAGAAAAACGGGTGGCACTATCAGATTATGATTGATGGTTCCTGCAACCAAAAGACTTTTGGACGCTTATATGAAGCGGGAGCAGATGTTTTTGTGCTTGGTTCTTCCGGACTTTTTAGCTTGGATTCCGATCTGGAGACAGCCTGTCAGAAAACGAAAGACAATTTCCAAAAGGAAACTGGAGTAAAATGCCTATGA
- the alsK gene encoding allose kinase: MAITEQLVLGIDIGGTNMRFGLVNDALELTAFERLSTREIFGAECDPAQRLADCIKTYCDRHMEGKMPKAVSIGFPSTINRERTVVVQTPNISCISDNLAIVDVLEKTLKIPAFINRDVNDLLLFDLEDLGVADQDCVAGIYFGTGIGNSVMVDGKILLGHNGVASELGHLPVYGNHRICMCGNESCLETLVSGIALERIQRQEFPDTPIQELFATKMDTSIMREFLTGMAQTVAAEANLFDPDCLIIGGGLLQMRGFPRELFEKEVHRFARKPYPEKTLDIRYSRPNQENGVVGAAIYAQKRMQDLNYL; encoded by the coding sequence ATGGCAATTACAGAGCAGCTTGTGCTCGGAATTGATATCGGCGGTACCAATATGCGATTTGGTCTGGTGAATGATGCGTTGGAATTAACCGCTTTTGAGCGACTGAGTACAAGAGAAATATTTGGGGCCGAGTGTGACCCTGCTCAAAGATTGGCGGATTGTATCAAAACCTATTGTGATCGCCATATGGAAGGGAAAATGCCGAAAGCAGTTTCGATCGGTTTTCCTTCTACTATTAATAGAGAAAGAACCGTCGTTGTGCAAACCCCCAATATCAGCTGTATTTCAGATAATTTGGCAATTGTAGATGTACTGGAAAAGACTTTAAAGATACCGGCCTTTATCAATCGCGATGTCAATGACCTCTTGCTTTTTGATCTGGAAGATTTAGGGGTCGCTGATCAAGACTGTGTGGCTGGAATTTATTTCGGCACCGGAATTGGAAATTCAGTGATGGTGGATGGAAAAATCCTGTTGGGGCATAATGGAGTTGCCTCGGAGCTGGGACATTTGCCCGTCTATGGAAACCATCGGATTTGCATGTGCGGAAATGAAAGCTGTTTAGAGACGCTTGTTTCAGGAATTGCTCTTGAACGGATTCAGAGACAAGAGTTTCCGGATACACCAATTCAGGAATTGTTCGCAACGAAAATGGATACTTCTATTATGAGAGAGTTTTTAACAGGAATGGCTCAGACGGTAGCAGCAGAAGCAAATCTGTTTGATCCGGACTGCCTGATTATTGGCGGTGGGCTTTTGCAGATGAGAGGTTTTCCACGGGAACTCTTTGAAAAAGAAGTGCATCGTTTTGCTAGAAAACCTTATCCGGAAAAGACTTTGGATATTCGTTATTCGAGGCCAAATCAGGAAAATGGGGTAGTAGGTGCCGCTATTTATGCACAAAAGCGCATGCAGGATTTGAATTATTTATAA
- the rpiB gene encoding ribose 5-phosphate isomerase B — MKLAIGNDHVAVEMKNQIKAYLEEKGIEVIDVGTNSTERFNYPISGYKVAKLVASGKVDGGVLICGTGIGISLAANKVKGIRACACSEPYSAKLSKQHNNSNIIAFGARVIGIETAKMIVDEWLGAKYEGGRHQVRIDMISEIENTGHLKAADED; from the coding sequence ATGAAATTAGCAATTGGAAATGATCATGTTGCAGTTGAGATGAAAAATCAAATAAAAGCTTATCTGGAAGAGAAGGGGATTGAAGTGATCGATGTTGGCACAAACAGCACCGAGCGCTTTAATTATCCGATCAGCGGATATAAAGTAGCGAAGCTGGTGGCATCTGGAAAGGTAGACGGCGGCGTACTGATATGTGGAACCGGAATTGGAATTTCTCTGGCAGCAAACAAAGTAAAAGGCATTCGTGCATGTGCTTGCAGTGAGCCTTATTCCGCAAAGCTTTCCAAGCAGCATAATAATTCCAATATTATTGCATTTGGAGCACGTGTTATTGGAATCGAAACAGCCAAAATGATTGTTGATGAATGGCTTGGAGCAAAGTATGAGGGTGGCCGCCACCAGGTACGAATTGATATGATTTCTGAAATCGAAAATACCGGCCATTTGAAAGCGGCCGATGAAGATTAA
- a CDS encoding HAD family hydrolase: MIKNMIFDMGNVLLDYNPQNYVKAFLHSEEDQDMVLTALFGGQEWLDLDHGLITEREALKKMLQKLPKSLHQEASALFYGWQNYTRPIESVNLLAIKLHRAGYHLYLLSNTGVRLHVYALRLPALQYFDGVVMSADVQQVKPEPQIYQILFDRYHLDPKECFFIDDCEQNLKTGEQFGMHGYLFDGDEKKLESALRKEKVNW; encoded by the coding sequence ATGATTAAAAATATGATTTTTGATATGGGAAATGTACTGTTGGACTATAATCCTCAGAACTATGTAAAAGCATTTTTGCACAGTGAAGAAGATCAGGACATGGTGTTGACGGCTCTATTTGGCGGGCAGGAATGGCTTGATCTGGATCATGGCCTTATCACAGAGCGGGAAGCTTTAAAAAAAATGCTTCAAAAGCTGCCTAAGAGTCTTCATCAGGAGGCCAGTGCACTTTTTTATGGGTGGCAGAATTATACACGCCCGATTGAGAGCGTTAATTTACTTGCGATCAAGCTTCATAGGGCAGGCTATCATCTCTATCTGCTTAGCAATACGGGAGTGCGGCTTCATGTTTATGCGCTTCGCCTTCCAGCGTTACAGTATTTTGATGGAGTGGTTATGTCTGCAGATGTTCAGCAGGTAAAGCCTGAACCGCAGATTTATCAGATCCTTTTTGATCGTTATCATCTGGATCCTAAAGAATGTTTTTTTATTGATGATTGTGAGCAAAACCTAAAAACCGGGGAACAATTTGGAATGCATGGCTATTTGTTTGACGGAGATGAGAAAAAATTAGAGTCCGCCTTGCGTAAGGAAAAAGTCAACTGGTAA
- a CDS encoding helix-turn-helix domain-containing protein, which yields MDQYVTGSTIKALREKKKLTQKQLAELLAVSDKTISKWETQKGLPDITLIKPLAETLGVSIGELLSGQLFSNENRSANLRKGNFYVCPVCGNIIYAVGNGSFHCCGIALPPLEAEAIDSEHPLKAERIEDEYLVSCHHPMEKEHYLSFFAYLSAGQLQMIKLYPEQNAEARFKIRGHGTFYAFCNRHGLFSITV from the coding sequence TTGGATCAATATGTAACGGGTTCTACCATCAAGGCATTACGTGAAAAGAAAAAATTAACACAGAAACAGTTGGCAGAACTTTTAGCAGTCAGCGATAAAACAATCTCAAAATGGGAAACACAAAAAGGGCTCCCGGATATTACACTAATAAAACCGCTGGCAGAAACACTTGGCGTCTCGATTGGAGAGCTTTTATCAGGACAATTATTTTCCAATGAAAACCGTTCTGCAAATTTAAGGAAGGGAAACTTTTATGTTTGTCCGGTCTGCGGAAATATTATTTATGCAGTTGGAAACGGTTCTTTTCATTGCTGTGGAATTGCGCTTCCTCCTTTAGAAGCCGAAGCAATTGATTCGGAGCATCCATTGAAAGCAGAACGAATAGAGGACGAATATTTAGTCTCATGCCATCATCCCATGGAAAAGGAGCATTATCTTTCTTTTTTTGCTTATCTTTCCGCCGGGCAACTTCAAATGATCAAACTCTATCCAGAGCAAAATGCAGAAGCACGCTTTAAAATCCGTGGGCATGGAACTTTCTATGCTTTCTGCAACCGACACGGACTTTTTTCTATCACTGTCTAA
- a CDS encoding Fur family transcriptional regulator encodes MERKQNYSRKREAILTALQKTKIHPTAEWVYQELKNEYPDLSLGTVYRNLRLFKEEGVIASVGVVDGQERYDGDITPHSHFVCTNCGKVIDVNDEFVDPEADTMVARKCKVKVLSHSVCFNGICMECLEALKKAETGSK; translated from the coding sequence ATGGAAAGAAAACAGAATTACAGCCGAAAACGAGAAGCGATTCTTACCGCTTTGCAGAAGACGAAAATCCATCCCACAGCGGAATGGGTTTATCAGGAACTGAAAAATGAATATCCTGATCTAAGTTTAGGAACCGTCTACCGCAATCTTCGCCTTTTTAAAGAAGAGGGCGTTATCGCTAGTGTAGGCGTCGTAGATGGGCAGGAACGTTATGACGGAGATATTACACCGCACTCTCATTTTGTATGCACAAATTGCGGAAAAGTAATCGATGTTAATGACGAATTTGTCGATCCGGAAGCAGATACAATGGTTGCACGAAAATGTAAAGTAAAAGTGTTAAGCCATTCTGTTTGTTTTAATGGAATTTGCATGGAATGCCTGGAGGCTTTGAAAAAAGCTGAAACAGGTTCCAAATAA
- a CDS encoding NADH peroxidase gives MKKWVCSVCGYVYEGEVPPLFCPQCKAPREKFVEQVEEKSQGFACEHEIGVAQGCDPEVYQGLQANFNGECSEVGMYLAMSRQAEREGYPEIAEAFKRYAFEEAEHASKFAELLGEVLTKSTKKNLEMRVEAEAGACKGKLDLATKAKALNYDAIHDTVHEMAKDEARHGCGFQGLLKRYF, from the coding sequence ATGAAAAAATGGGTTTGTTCTGTATGTGGTTATGTATATGAAGGCGAAGTTCCGCCGCTGTTCTGCCCCCAGTGTAAAGCACCTCGGGAGAAATTTGTAGAGCAGGTTGAAGAGAAGAGCCAGGGCTTTGCATGTGAGCATGAAATTGGCGTTGCACAGGGCTGCGACCCTGAAGTTTATCAGGGTCTTCAAGCAAACTTTAACGGAGAATGCAGCGAAGTTGGTATGTATCTTGCCATGAGCCGTCAGGCAGAGCGCGAAGGGTATCCCGAAATTGCAGAAGCTTTTAAGCGCTATGCGTTTGAAGAGGCTGAGCATGCTTCGAAGTTTGCAGAGCTTCTGGGCGAAGTCCTTACAAAGAGCACCAAGAAGAATCTTGAGATGCGTGTAGAGGCTGAAGCTGGTGCATGTAAGGGCAAGCTGGATCTTGCAACGAAAGCAAAAGCACTTAACTACGATGCTATTCATGATACTGTGCATGAAATGGCGAAAGATGAGGCACGGCATGGATGCGGATTCCAGGGCCTTTTAAAGCGTTATTTCTAA
- a CDS encoding radical SAM protein, which produces MDSITHAMQRKAFEVAIDAAIKYTNHDRSKALLQLVDLTEKILGDVWKPEAYAQLRNIFSNPDSKWMKFANNLLDNTDPKLLKMAMLNLGYEAGFRGFHIAEENSKKYGCAIPWIILFDPTSACNLHCTGCWAAEYDRQLNLSFEDMDSIVTQAKELGIHAFLLTGGEPLVRKKDVIRLCEKHNDCAFHAFTNGTLIDDDFCKEMLRVGNFVPSVSLEGFEEENDARRGKGDFQKVMHALDLMKKYKLLYGTSICYTSQNYKTVTSDEFLDMIIAKGVTYTWYFHYMPVGNDASTDLLLSPEQREYMYHRVREIRDYEGGKPIFAIDFQNDGEFVNGCVAGGKEYCHINPNGDVEPCVFIHYSSANIHDKSLIECLQQPLFKAYQAAQPFNDNMLRPCPMLENPETLQRLVTATGAKSTDMESPESCQHLCGKCVHYAEEWEPTAEKLWLKGHPTGQKDSRVDELNK; this is translated from the coding sequence ATGGATAGCATTACACATGCAATGCAGCGAAAAGCGTTTGAAGTGGCAATCGATGCTGCAATCAAATATACCAATCATGATCGCTCCAAAGCTTTGCTGCAGCTGGTCGACTTGACGGAGAAAATACTTGGTGATGTGTGGAAACCAGAAGCTTACGCTCAACTGCGCAATATTTTTAGTAATCCAGACAGTAAATGGATGAAATTTGCGAATAACCTTTTGGATAATACAGACCCGAAACTGCTTAAAATGGCTATGCTCAATCTGGGCTATGAAGCAGGTTTTCGTGGATTCCATATTGCAGAAGAGAACTCTAAAAAATATGGCTGCGCAATCCCGTGGATTATCCTTTTTGATCCAACCAGTGCCTGCAACCTGCATTGCACCGGTTGTTGGGCTGCCGAATATGATCGTCAGCTGAACCTTTCCTTTGAAGATATGGACAGCATTGTCACACAGGCCAAAGAGCTTGGAATTCATGCATTCCTTTTGACCGGCGGCGAGCCGCTCGTCCGCAAAAAGGATGTCATTCGTCTGTGCGAAAAGCACAATGATTGCGCTTTCCATGCTTTTACAAATGGTACTTTGATCGATGACGATTTCTGCAAGGAAATGCTTCGCGTTGGTAACTTTGTTCCTTCTGTCAGCTTGGAAGGCTTTGAAGAAGAAAATGATGCAAGACGCGGCAAGGGCGACTTCCAGAAGGTCATGCATGCACTTGATCTGATGAAGAAATATAAGCTTTTGTATGGCACTTCTATCTGCTACACCAGTCAGAACTACAAGACGGTAACTTCTGATGAATTCTTGGATATGATTATTGCAAAAGGCGTTACTTATACCTGGTACTTCCATTACATGCCTGTTGGGAATGACGCTTCCACCGATCTGCTTCTGTCGCCGGAACAGCGGGAATATATGTATCACCGTGTGCGTGAGATTCGTGACTATGAAGGCGGAAAACCGATTTTCGCAATCGATTTCCAGAACGACGGCGAATTTGTCAATGGCTGTGTAGCTGGAGGAAAAGAGTATTGTCATATCAACCCGAACGGTGATGTGGAGCCTTGTGTCTTTATTCATTATTCCAGCGCAAATATCCATGACAAATCTTTGATCGAATGCCTACAGCAGCCGCTCTTTAAAGCTTATCAGGCAGCACAGCCGTTTAATGATAATATGCTGCGCCCTTGCCCGATGCTTGAAAATCCGGAAACACTCCAGCGCTTGGTAACGGCAACGGGTGCAAAATCTACTGATATGGAATCTCCGGAAAGCTGCCAGCATCTTTGTGGAAAATGTGTTCATTATGCTGAAGAATGGGAGCCTACTGCTGAGAAGCTTTGGCTCAAGGGACATCCGACAGGACAAAAAGATTCTCGTGTGGACGAACTAAATAAATAA
- a CDS encoding Crp/Fnr family transcriptional regulator: protein MKNYLEILKTSELFKDIEESDLLSLLSCLGMKKIDFKKGETVFFSGQSADRFGIVLAGQIQIVQDDYYGNRSILSQIGAGNLFGESFACANVKTLPVSVITTTESELLLIDYCKLATPCAKACTFHSKLIQNMLRIVSIKNIALTQKIEFISKRTTREKLLAYLSAEANKAKSNHFNIPFNRQELADYLSVERSAMSAELSKLRKDNVISFQKNHFTLL, encoded by the coding sequence ATGAAAAATTATTTAGAGATACTAAAAACATCTGAACTATTTAAAGACATAGAAGAATCGGATTTGTTATCACTTTTGTCCTGCTTAGGTATGAAAAAAATTGATTTTAAAAAAGGTGAAACTGTATTTTTTAGCGGTCAAAGTGCAGATCGGTTTGGCATTGTTTTAGCGGGCCAAATTCAAATCGTTCAGGACGACTATTACGGGAATAGAAGTATTCTTTCACAAATCGGCGCAGGAAATTTGTTTGGAGAATCCTTTGCCTGCGCAAATGTAAAAACGCTGCCGGTCAGTGTAATTACGACAACTGAAAGTGAACTTCTATTGATCGACTACTGCAAGCTAGCGACTCCATGTGCGAAAGCTTGTACTTTTCACAGCAAATTGATTCAGAATATGCTGCGTATTGTTTCTATAAAAAACATCGCGCTTACGCAGAAAATTGAATTTATATCAAAACGTACCACTCGTGAAAAACTTTTGGCTTATCTCTCCGCTGAAGCAAATAAGGCAAAAAGCAATCATTTTAACATTCCTTTTAACCGCCAGGAACTTGCAGATTATCTTTCCGTCGAAAGAAGTGCAATGTCTGCAGAATTGTCTAAATTAAGGAAAGATAACGTAATTTCTTTTCAAAAAAACCATTTTACGTTGTTATAA
- a CDS encoding ATP-binding protein, translating into MIRKIIRIDEEKCNGCGLCAKACHEGAIGMINGKAKLLREDYCDGLGDCLPACPAGAISFEEREAKKYDEISAGKSKLEKQKEILACGCPGTQSKAICHEAEGKFVPLNRNENKSQLSQWPVQIKLAPVNAPYFNDANLLIAADCTAYAYGDFHNRFIKNKITLIGCPKLDEGDYSEKLTAIIKNNQIKSVTVVRMEVPCCGGIENAVKRALQNSGKFIPWQIVTISTEGKIMD; encoded by the coding sequence ATGATTAGAAAAATAATTAGAATTGATGAAGAAAAATGTAATGGTTGCGGACTATGCGCAAAAGCTTGCCATGAAGGTGCAATTGGAATGATAAACGGCAAAGCAAAACTTCTGAGGGAGGATTATTGTGATGGCCTGGGAGATTGCTTGCCGGCATGCCCTGCGGGAGCAATCAGCTTTGAGGAACGCGAAGCGAAGAAGTATGATGAGATTTCTGCTGGAAAAAGTAAGTTGGAAAAACAAAAAGAGATACTAGCTTGCGGGTGCCCTGGGACACAATCCAAAGCAATTTGCCACGAAGCTGAGGGAAAGTTTGTTCCTTTGAATAGGAATGAAAATAAAAGTCAGCTTTCTCAGTGGCCTGTTCAGATCAAGCTTGCACCAGTAAATGCACCGTATTTTAATGATGCAAACCTACTGATTGCTGCCGATTGTACCGCTTATGCTTATGGGGATTTTCATAACCGGTTTATCAAAAATAAAATTACTTTAATAGGCTGCCCAAAATTGGATGAAGGGGATTACAGCGAGAAACTGACAGCAATTATTAAAAATAATCAAATTAAAAGTGTTACAGTTGTCAGAATGGAGGTCCCTTGCTGTGGTGGAATTGAAAATGCAGTAAAAAGAGCACTCCAAAACAGCGGAAAATTCATTCCATGGCAGATTGTTACGATTTCGACCGAAGGTAAAATTATGGATTAA
- a CDS encoding cupin domain-containing protein produces METHYLKNIEFENVLELPSLVEYQQGQVVSRTFVQNKVVSITLFAFDEGEEISSHSSDGDAMLMILEGAARITIGNQEFSLNKGKTIVMPAGIPHAVAADGKFKMLLTVVFPQP; encoded by the coding sequence ATGGAAACACATTATTTAAAAAATATTGAATTTGAGAATGTACTGGAGTTGCCCTCGCTGGTGGAATACCAGCAGGGACAAGTTGTGAGCCGAACTTTTGTACAAAACAAAGTTGTGAGTATTACCCTGTTCGCATTTGATGAAGGGGAAGAAATAAGTTCCCATTCTTCAGACGGAGACGCAATGTTGATGATCCTTGAAGGTGCCGCACGTATTACAATTGGGAATCAGGAGTTTTCACTTAACAAAGGAAAGACGATTGTGATGCCCGCGGGAATCCCTCATGCTGTGGCGGCGGATGGAAAGTTCAAGATGCTGCTAACAGTTGTATTTCCTCAGCCGTAA
- a CDS encoding ferredoxin, producing the protein MKAKLDRSGCISCGLCAETCPEVFRIANDGVAEVYQEDVPAGIEDKAVEAQEGCPVSVITVE; encoded by the coding sequence ATGAAAGCAAAACTGGACAGAAGTGGCTGTATTTCCTGTGGACTCTGCGCAGAAACATGTCCTGAAGTTTTTCGCATTGCCAATGATGGAGTAGCTGAAGTTTATCAGGAAGATGTCCCAGCAGGGATAGAAGACAAAGCAGTTGAAGCACAGGAAGGATGCCCTGTTTCGGTCATTACGGTCGAATAA